tgcccaggccaaactgagcaatcgagggagaagggccttgttcaaggaaatgaccaagaacccaatgatcactgtggcagagctccagagttcctctgcagagatgggataaccttctaGAAGAACAATCATCTATgcggcactccaccaatcaggccttcatggtagagtggccagacaaaagccactcctcagtaaaaggcacatggagtttgccaaaaggcacctaaagggctctgaaaccaagattgaactctttggcgtgaatgccaagtgtcacggtcacgtctggaggaaaccaggcaccactcatcacctggccaataccgtccctacattgaagcatggtggtggcagcatcatgctgtggggatttttttcagcggcagggacttggagactagtcaggattgagggaaagatgaacggagcgaaatacagcgagatccttgatgaaaacctgctccagctcGCTCAGTACCCCAGCCTGGGGCGACAGGACACACAGCctagacaatgcaggagtggcttcaggtcAAGTCTCTGAATTTTCAGAAGCGAGAGCCCGTAATTGGCCCTGCAAGAGGGGCCCAGCCAGACCCAGGACTTAAACCTGATCTAATATCTCTGGAGATaattgaaaatagctgtgcagcgtgctccccatccaacttgacggGGCTTGAGaggatgggagaaactccccaaatacaggtgttccaatcttgtagcgtcatacccaagaaggctgtaattgctgcctaaggtgcttcaacaaagtactgagtaaagggtctgaatacttacgaatgtaaatgtaatatttctgttttttatttgtaatacatttggttaAATGTATATACctgttttgctttatcattatggggtattgtgtgtagattgatgagggggtaaaacaactattgaatccattttagaataaggatgtaaggtaacaaaatgtggaaaaagtgaaggggtcagaatactttcccaaatgcactgtaattgTGGAATGAGAAAATGGACTGTAGGTCTCCCATTAGTCTCACGCGGCCGGGCAGGCGGAGGAATGGGACGTCCCATCTCTACTATGTCTGACTTTATGACTGTTGCACAGACTTAAAAAGGACACAGTTGAGTTTAATCTAACACGGTGGAGCTGACTGCTGGACTGGACTCTGAACTACCCACAAGGCAGTAGTTTCCTAGTTTATCCTCCAGCCTGCGTGTGAAGGAGAGAGTAAGCTGGTCACATTGTCCCAAAAAAGCtctatatatgggatgagagggaggaagtTGGATTCCTCAATAGGGCATCCACCCAGTGGCTCAAGAAACCTGTGAGTACAATTTTGAATCTTCTTGATTCCTATGAGTTGTTTAAAAATGGTTGTATTGTGCTCTAAAGTCAAGCAATGGAACAAAAATGAAAGCTTAAGTGTATCAATTTCATATATTGTAAAGGAGGCCTTTTTCAGGTAGATTCTGATGATCTATTCCTCTGACAAGAATAATAGTGTTCAATATGAAGTTAAGGTTCTTGCACTCCCTTCActttaaaatattatttgtgtgaaTTACTATAACACATCTGGGCTTTGTTAGCCAGGAAGATACACAGAATGTGATGGTATTGGCTCTGACATTGTCTAATTTGTTAGGCCCAATATCATGAAATTGCGTAAAAGCTAAACGCCTGTCTGATTTTTTCACTAGCAGAGATAGGAAACGAGTCGTGTAGACCGGCATTGTGCAGTAGCAAAGTTGACTTTGTAAAGGTAAAAGGAGAGACTTGAGTTCCAGGATCCGGTCGAAGTAAACGTTTAATACAGAGTTTTGGGTATAGGTGGTCATGTGAAAATGCAAAGGCTAATAGCACCAATAGCTGAGAAGCCACAACCAAGAATAGCATGGTGCAAATTATGCTTATGAGTCTCGAGAATATATAGTCATTCTGAATTACGTATAAATGCATCTTAACAGACAATGGTTGTTATGAAACGGATATAATTTCTAGTTCAACAATGAAACATTTGCCACTTTGGGAACAGCATGTGATGTTCAGCAGCTTGAGCCAGTTCACGGTTTGGAGTGTCAGTGTCACGAGTTGAATTGTGTGTCCTGTGTGATCTAGGTGGTCATCAGGCATCTGGCTGGCCAGGCTGGCCCTCACTGCCTTGTGGCATGTTGTATTTCTAGACCATGTGTTAGGGAAGTGAAAATGACTTCAGCTGGTTGACATGCGACTGTGTAGAGTAGACTGAAATACTTATCTGTTATATTGTGAGTATTGTCTCAAGGTTTCATGGGTCTCCTCAATGGTCTCATCTGTGTATTCATTTAAAATACAATACATCTGATAATCACTACTCCAGCTCAACAGTTAGGTAGATGTTCTTGACTTTGAGGTAATCAgtgtaactaaataactaaaccAGTCATTTCAAAGTGTGAAGTGTGACATTTGCACCCTTGAGCAACACCCTGTGCATAAAATATAGGGCACAAACAGGCTGCCCAATTATGATGTTCTTTTAttatcttttgaccaatcacatcagatattttcACATTAGATATTTCTCAGAGctcatctgattggtcaaaatactaATTTGGTGAAttaaaagatcagaattgggctaccTGTCTAAACACAGCCGAGAGCATCAGTTTAAATAGATCTGCTTATAACAGGTTGCTTCACCCTGTATGACTAAAGTGTAAAATAGCACAGTAAAAAGCTGTTTGGTTAAAAGTTAAAGATCAAATTCCAATGACAATAGGAATGCACTTTCAGTAACTAAGAACAGATTTGGTAAGCCCACAATAACAATGTGATATTTGCTCTTGGTTAATCATTATTGATGGTCCAGGCTATAGGTCAATGCCTACCAGTTGATATACCCTTTCAGAGAGATTTGGTACTACAGTACTGACATTAATACTTTTACTAGCATAATTATTGTCCTAGTCATTTGATCCTtaatctacagtggggcaaaaaagtatttagtcagccaccaattgtgcaagttctcccacttaaaaatatgagagaggcctgtaattttcatcataggtacacttcaactatgacagacaaaatgagaaaaaaatccagaaaatcacattgtattgtaggatttttaatgaatttatttgcaaattatggtggaaaataagtatttggtcaataacaaaagtttatttcaatactttgttatataccctttgttggcaatgacagaggtcaaacgttttctgtaagtcttcacaaggttatcacacactgttgctggtattttggcccattcctccatgtagatctcctctagagcagtgatgctttggggctgttgctgggcaacacggactttcaactccctccaaatattttctatgggtttgagatctggagactggctaggccactccaggacctcgaAATGCATCTTACGAAGCCGCTCCTTCGTTACCCaggaggtgtgtttgggatcattgtcatgctgaaagactccCACAGTTGAtgtcttcaaaccaagctgcttacctattgcagatccaGTCtacccagcctggtgcaggtctacaattttgtttctggtgtcctttgacagctctttggtcttggccatagtggagtttggagtgtgactgtttgtggacaggtgtcttttatactgataacaagttcaaacaggtgccattaatggtgccattaatacaggtaatgagtggaggacagaggagcctcttaaagaaggtctgtgagagctagaaatcttgcttgtttgtaggtgaccaaatacttattttccaccataatttgcaaataaattcatgaaaaatcctacaatgagattttctggattttttttctcattttgtctgtcatatttgaagtgtacctatgatgaaaattacaggcctctctcatctttttaagtgggagaacttgcacaattggtggctgactaaatactcttttgccccactgtaattttATCGTTTTAGCAGCAATGTCTTTCAGTATTACTGGTATCTCGATATTTCCTCTCTTTCTAGGCTCTGAAGGCTGGCCGGGTTGAAACTGTTCAGAGAGGTCTTCACTTCAGATCAGAAATTCCTCCAGAAGACTACCTCACCTGACCTGACTGAGACCAGCAACAATACAGCCATGTCTTTGCGGATCCATGTGCTGGCCTGCTGCTTCGGCCTGGGCTCCTGGGTGGCTGTTAATGGCCTGTGGGTGGAGCTCCCCCTCATCGTTAACACTCTCCCCGAGGGCTGGGAACTACCATCTTACCTGACCGTTATCATCCAGCTCGCCAACCTGGGGCCTCTGCTGGTCACTCTCATGCACAAGCTGTGTCCGGGCCGTCTGAAGGAGAGAGCTGCCATCTACAGTGTGTTGTCCATAGGTGTCCTGGCCTGTATACTTCTGGCGTTCTACTGGGATGAGACCACAGTGGTGGCGGCGGCATCTCGGAGCACAGCCTTCTTTATCCTCACCTTTTTCCTGGCCTTGGTGGACTGCACCTCCTCTGTCACCTTCCTGCCCTTCATGATGCAGCTACCAGCCCACTACATCCCCACCTACTTCATTGGAGAAGGCCTGAGTGGCTTTATCCCTGGTCTGGTGGCTCTCGGCCAGGGCGTCGGCATGGCCAAGTGTGTGAATGCCACTCAGTCCTCTGGTAACCTCACTGAAGAGGATATGTACATTGTCCAGACCCAGTTTCTACCGCCCAACTTCTCCACCGAGGTGTTTTTCTTCTTCCTGGCGTCCATGATGTGCATCAGCCTGGCAGCATTCTCTGCACTAAACAGGCTCCCACGTACCTTTGAACTGTCCACGGAGAACTTGGTTCCAGACACTGACACAGTGGCGTCAGTCTGCTCCGGACTAGACAACCATGGAGCAGTGACTGAAGGGGAGAACTCAAACCCAAAATGCCACAGTGAGGAATCAGGTCAGGCCAGGCCACAGCTGGCTAAATCAGGCCACTCTATTTTTCAGTTAACTTTTATCTATTTCATGGTGGTCTGGGTGAATGGGGCGACTAACGGCCTCTTGACCTCGGTGCAGACATACTCCTGTATGCCCTACGGTAACCTGGCATATCACCTGTCGGCTGCTCTGGCATCCTGTGCCAATCCAGTGGCCTGTATAGTCGCCATGTTTTTTCCTAAAAGGTAAAACCTCAGTAACTCTCTATAAATGGATTATTATGGTTGAAATAGTTTTCCACTGTTAAAGGTTGACACATTTTACAGCACGCTAAGGTAAAACAAAATATGGCATATACTAGTATATGATCAAGTAATTCAGCTTTCCATCACCATCTCTGTGGTTATCTAGAATGTCTTTACTTCAGATACAGGTACCTAACCAGTTCCTGTTCTGAGTCTCTGTTTAGGTCACTAGTGCTCCTGGGTGTACTGTGTCTCATTGGATCAGTCTTTGGAGGATACAACATGGCAATGGCCACCATGAGTCCATGTCCACTACTACAAGGCTCCGCACTAGGAGAAGCCATCATAGTGAGTAACACACCACCTGTAGAGATACTGTAGGTCTCAGTCCAGGGACACTTTCTAAGAAAGGGTTGGCTCTCTGTCAGTTCATTGATCCTTGTTATTGCAGAAAAGGAATAGTGACAAAGTTGTTGCTGTCATGTTTGGAAGATGCTATCACCTATTCTTTTCTGGAATACCAATGATCTACAATAACTATACCgagataacatttacattttagtaatttagcagacgcttttatccagagagacttatcttaagatagctaggtggaacaaccacatatctcagttaTAGTAAAtccatttttcctcaataaagtagctatcagcaaagtcagtgcgaGCAGGAGGGGAGTAGTCAAGTGTGAGTATTAGTTTATAAAAGGCACATGTTTTTGTTTGGGGGAGCTGatgtgggattatttaagatactctttgaagaggtatggtttcagatgttttcataAAATGGGCTCTGCTGTCCtagctgtcctagcttcaggggggtaGCTGGTTCCACctttggggtgccaggacagagaagagctttgactgggATGAGTGGGAGCTGCCGTCCTGTAGGTGGCAGAACGTATTGCTCGGGtttgggtgtagggtttgagcatagcctgaagttAGGGGGGGTaattcctcttgctgctccgtaggcaaATACCATAGTTttgtagtggatgtgagcttcaactgcaacataccgaaacaaaacgaactatgcaagagattttgttgtagagttaggattctattgcattgccAGGCAGGACTCAGGcatgtactctacacagaccggtgcgccataaccaatcagagctgaagtagggctgtatgcaaattgacaattgccatatatggatctgtgccattcccTTTGAACGGGACTGTTTGTACAACAtcaacttaaagtgggtacaacctgagtgttcacagtaaatgtgtgccggaagttgcacagaaatttcagcagacctgaaatttgcttaGCGATGACATTTCTTTGAGGGAACATTGCTGATAATGTTACCTTGAAACCCTCAGGTGCTGTCGTGGGTCTTCTTCACAGGGATACTGTCTTATGTCAAGGTGATGGTGGGTGTCATCTTCAGAGATGAGAGCCACAGCGCCCTGGTGTGGTGTGGAGCAGCGGCACAGACAGGCTCTCTGCTAGGCTCTGCCATCATGTTCCCACTGGTAAATGTCTACAACCTGTTTCAGTCAGGAGACTTCTGTAACACCAAGTGCCCTTTATGATGGTGACCTATTCCTAAAACACTAACATAACCACGGGTAAGTAGCTTTGTCCAAGCCAGAATGGCCCATCTCATAGAACACTCCCAGGAAAGGACACTAGTACCGGCAAGTACTTATACTAACTGGGGTGGTGTGTGAATAATGTGGGGAATGAACAATGACTGGACAAGATTAGAGATTGGACTCTGAACCTGCCTTCAAGGGCACTCTCTTCTGAGAGAGAAATCCACCTGGATCAATGGACTAAAAtataacatttcaaaatgttGCTCAATTAATATTTGAAAATGTTTTATAAAGTGTGATTCACAACCCACGCTCAAGGTTAGCAATGATTGTTTAAAATGCCTGCCCTAGTAAGTGGGTCAAGCACCTTTGAAATACCTCCTGTGAATAGCCTCAATCTTTTCATCTTTATTGTGTTGtagacttttttgttgttgttggacaaAATCtttattcattttaaaatgttgttGTTGGGGTAGGCTACATGCACAAATTCACATCATTTAATAGTTAAgcttagacacacctactcattcattggtttttctttatttttactattttctacattgtagaataatagtgaagatatcaaaactatgaaataagaaatcccgtagtaaccaaaaaatggttaaataaaagtcagattcttcaaagtagccaccctttgccttgatgacagctttgcagactcttggcgttctctcaaccagcttcatgaggcagtcacctggaatgcatttcaattagcaggcATGCCTTGACCTTTTAAGGATtggaccctttttttcaattttctccTAAAGTGACATACCCAAATCAAACTACcggtagctcaggacctgaagcaaggatatgcaaatTTTTGATACAATTTGAAAGGAAATACTtaacgtttgtggaaatgtgaaattaatgtaggagaatataacacattagatttaGTAAAAGAtcatacaaaaaatatatattttatttttttgtaacatcaactttgaaatgcaagagaaaggccataaggcCATAAATTCCAGCCCAGGGGCAACTTAGATAATTTCGCCacgagatggcagcagtgtatgtgcagtTAGCTTGCAGGTGACCGgtccaccacaaggagtcactagagtcgtctgtcctcggttgcaacactcactacctctggaagcaaagtcagcacaagaagtgttcatcgggagcttcatgaaatgggtatccatggccgagcagccgcacacaagcctaagatcaacatGTGCAATggcaagcgtcagctggagttgTGCAAAGCTTGCTGCCATAGGACTCTGGACCAGTGGGAACACGTTCTCTGGATTGATGAAtcgcgcttcaccatctggcagtctgactgacaaatctgggtttgccggatgccaggagaacgctacctgccccaatgcatagtgtcaactgtaaagtttggtggaggaggaataatggtctggggctgtttttcatggatcgggccaggccccttagttccagtgaagggaaatcttaacgctacagcatacaatgacattctagacgattctgtgtccaactttatggcaacagtttggggaagccctttccagtttcagcattacaatgcccctgtgcacaaagtgaggtccatacagaaatggtttgtcaagaagACCTTGACTGGCCAGCACAGAGCCTtgatctcaaccccatcaaacacctttgggatgaattggaacgctgactgcgagacaggcccaatagccctacatcagtgcccgaccacaCTAATGGTCTCGTGGCTgattggaagcaagtccccgcagcaatgttccaacatctagtggaaagccttcccagaacagtGGAGGTTGTTAAAGGAGCAAAGGTTTACAGAGTCA
Above is a genomic segment from Oncorhynchus gorbuscha isolate QuinsamMale2020 ecotype Even-year linkage group LG10, OgorEven_v1.0, whole genome shotgun sequence containing:
- the LOC124045953 gene encoding solute carrier family 52, riboflavin transporter, member 3-A-like isoform X1; protein product: MSLRIHVLACCFGLGSWVAVNGLWVELPLIVNTLPEGWELPSYLTVIIQLANLGPLLVTLMHKLCPGRLKERAAIYSVLSIGVLACILLAFYWDETTVVAAASRSTAFFILTFFLALVDCTSSVTFLPFMMQLPAHYIPTYFIGEGLSGFIPGLVALGQGVGMAKCVNATQSSGNLTEEDMYIVQTQFLPPNFSTEVFFFFLASMMCISLAAFSALNRLPRTFELSTENLVPDTDTVASVCSGLDNHGAVTEGENSNPKCHSEESGQARPQLAKSGHSIFQLTFIYFMVVWVNGATNGLLTSVQTYSCMPYGNLAYHLSAALASCANPVACIVAMFFPKRSLVLLGVLCLIGSVFGGYNMAMATMSPCPLLQGSALGEAIIVLSWVFFTGILSYVKVMVGVIFRDESHSALVWCGAAAQTGSLLGSAIMFPLMAHRFSSWTGGATATWIPCLGPVRSCSLPCHARTPLTTPLRGPSGRDDTSQCGPPPSHP
- the LOC124045953 gene encoding solute carrier family 52, riboflavin transporter, member 3-A-like isoform X3; this translates as MSLRIHVLACCFGLGSWVAVNGLWVELPLIVNTLPEGWELPSYLTVIIQLANLGPLLVTLMHKLCPGRLKERAAIYSVLSIGVLACILLAFYWDETTVVAAASRSTAFFILTFFLALVDCTSSVTFLPFMMQLPAHYIPTYFIGEGLSGFIPGLVALGQGVGMAKCVNATQSSGNLTEEDMYIVQTQFLPPNFSTEVFFFFLASMMCISLAAFSALNRLPRTFELSTENLVPDTDTVASVCSGLDNHGAVTEGENSNPKCHSEESGQARPQLAKSGHSIFQLTFIYFMVVWVNGATNGLLTSVQTYSCMPYGNLAYHLSAALASCANPVACIVAMFFPKRSLVLLGVLCLIGSVFGGYNMAMATMSPCPLLQGSALGEAIIMAHRFSSWTGGATATWIPCLGPVRSCSLPCHARTPLTTPLRGPSGRDDTSQCGPPPSHP
- the LOC124045953 gene encoding solute carrier family 52, riboflavin transporter, member 3-A-like isoform X2; translated protein: MSLRIHVLACCFGLGSWVAVNGLWVELPLIVNTLPEGWELPSYLTVIIQLANLGPLLVTLMHKLCPGRLKERAAIYSVLSIGVLACILLAFYWDETTVVAAASRSTAFFILTFFLALVDCTSSVTFLPFMMQLPAHYIPTYFIGEGLSGFIPGLVALGQGVGMAKCVNATQSSGNLTEEDMYIVQTQFLPPNFSTEVFFFFLASMMCISLAAFSALNRLPRTFELSTENLVPDTDTVASVCSGLDNHGAVTEGENSNPKCHSEESGQARPQLAKSGHSIFQLTFIYFMVVWVNGATNGLLTSVQTYSCMPYGNLAYHLSAALASCANPVACIVAMFFPKRSLVLLGVLCLIGSVFGGYNMAMATMSPCPLLQGSALGEAIIVLSWVFFTGILSYVKVMVGVIFRDESHSALVWCGAAAQTGSLLGSAIMFPLVNVYNLFQSGDFCNTKCPL